The following are encoded in a window of Mycobacteroides chelonae CCUG 47445 genomic DNA:
- a CDS encoding acyl carrier protein yields the protein MTAPALDDWLAGKIAGYLSITVDQVDRDRSLADYGLDSVYALTLCGEIEDEFGLTVEPTLAWDYPTVDAMSGHLDTLLRAKA from the coding sequence ATGACCGCACCCGCTCTCGACGACTGGTTGGCCGGAAAGATCGCAGGCTACTTGTCGATCACCGTCGATCAGGTAGATCGCGACCGCAGCCTTGCCGACTATGGACTGGATTCGGTATACGCCCTGACGCTCTGCGGTGAAATCGAGGACGAGTTCGGCCTGACGGTCGAGCCGACTCTCGCGTGGGACTATCCGACCGTTGACGCTATGTCCGGGCATTTGGATACCCTGCTGCGCGCAAAGGCTTAG